One genomic window of Candidatus Pseudobacter hemicellulosilyticus includes the following:
- a CDS encoding RNA-binding protein, with product MNIYVGNLSWQMTDEDLRTLFEQYGSVTSAKIVKDKVSGRSKGFGFVEMPEDGEAQNALTSLYESEVLGRKIIVNEAQPKPQGSGGGGGGFKKRSFGGGSGGGGGYKKGGFNRGGGGGFNRDF from the coding sequence ATGAACATTTACGTAGGGAACCTCTCCTGGCAAATGACCGACGAGGATCTTAGAACCTTATTTGAGCAGTACGGTTCTGTTACTTCCGCCAAAATCGTTAAAGACAAAGTAAGCGGCCGCAGCAAAGGCTTCGGTTTCGTTGAAATGCCTGAAGATGGCGAAGCTCAAAACGCTTTAACCAGCCTGTACGAATCCGAAGTACTGGGAAGGAAGATCATCGTTAACGAAGCGCAGCCTAAACCCCAGGGTTCCGGCGGCGGCGGCGGTGGCTTCAAGAAAAGAAGCTTCGGCGGCGGCAGCGGCGGCGGTGGTGGCTACAAGAAAGGTGGCTTCAACCGTGGCGGTGGCGGCGGTTTCAACAGGGATTTTTAA
- a CDS encoding HAD-IB family phosphatase → MLTVIIPVLNEEETIANVVNFCRQHPLVGEVLVIDDKSEDKTPQIAEAAGARVITSQVRGKGISMKDGIEAATHDIVLFLDGDIDPYPEETITRLANPLINDEADFVKGSFARNAGRVTELVAKPLLNIFYPGLSHFSQPLSGMIAGKKSFFKKIDFFNDYGVDIGILIDMYLMKARVREVNIGYIENKSKPWQALGKMSKEVSRAIISRAQLQHPEVISEEEIHSLEAINSEMNKTLREKLCGFHKMAIFDMDDTIFKGRTIDECARQFGFTAKLEDFRAQEKDPIILTKRIGLLLKGRTMDELLNVAERMEMVSDIKEVVKELKARGYVIGLISNSYTLITNYVRQQIDADFSYANQLEFFEGKATGEVNIPSYFFGSPESICGHSYCKTNALQHACEKYNVQLKDCIAVGDSRDDRCMIGHSGKGVAFRTRDELLRKMAGTNIMEFSFQPLLALAEEN, encoded by the coding sequence GTGCTAACTGTTATTATCCCGGTTCTGAATGAAGAAGAGACGATTGCCAATGTAGTGAACTTCTGCAGGCAGCACCCGCTTGTAGGGGAAGTACTGGTGATAGATGATAAATCAGAGGACAAGACACCTCAGATTGCTGAAGCAGCAGGCGCCCGCGTGATCACCAGCCAGGTAAGAGGTAAGGGCATCTCTATGAAAGACGGCATTGAAGCTGCAACCCATGATATTGTACTTTTCCTGGATGGTGATATTGATCCCTATCCTGAGGAAACTATTACCCGGCTGGCCAATCCCCTGATCAATGATGAGGCAGATTTTGTGAAAGGCAGTTTTGCCCGTAATGCCGGCAGGGTAACGGAACTGGTAGCCAAGCCCCTGCTCAATATCTTTTATCCCGGCCTGTCCCATTTCTCCCAGCCGCTCAGCGGCATGATAGCCGGAAAAAAATCCTTTTTCAAAAAGATCGATTTTTTCAATGACTACGGTGTGGATATCGGCATCCTGATAGACATGTACCTGATGAAGGCCCGGGTCAGGGAAGTGAATATCGGGTATATTGAGAACAAGAGCAAACCCTGGCAGGCACTGGGCAAAATGAGCAAGGAAGTATCCCGCGCCATTATTTCCAGGGCCCAGCTCCAGCATCCTGAAGTGATCAGCGAGGAAGAGATCCACAGCCTGGAAGCCATCAACAGCGAGATGAATAAAACCCTCCGGGAAAAGCTCTGTGGTTTCCATAAGATGGCTATCTTCGATATGGACGACACCATCTTCAAAGGCCGGACAATTGATGAATGCGCCAGGCAATTTGGCTTTACCGCAAAACTTGAAGACTTCAGGGCGCAGGAAAAAGATCCCATCATCCTTACCAAACGCATCGGGCTGCTGCTCAAAGGCCGCACCATGGACGAACTGCTGAATGTGGCAGAACGCATGGAAATGGTCAGTGATATCAAAGAAGTAGTCAAAGAACTGAAAGCCCGGGGTTATGTGATAGGGCTGATCAGCAACAGCTATACCCTGATCACCAACTATGTCCGCCAGCAGATAGACGCAGACTTCTCCTATGCCAACCAGCTGGAGTTCTTTGAAGGGAAAGCAACGGGCGAGGTCAATATCCCGTCCTACTTTTTCGGATCGCCGGAAAGTATCTGCGGCCACAGCTACTGTAAGACCAACGCCCTGCAGCATGCCTGTGAAAAATACAATGTGCAGCTGAAAGACTGCATAGCTGTAGGTGACAGCCGGGACGACCGCTGTATGATTGGCCATTCGGGCAAAGGTGTAGCCTTCCGTACCAGGGACGAATTACTGAGAAAGATGGCCGGCACCAATATTATGGAATTCAGCTTCCAGCCTTTACTGGCACTGGCTGAAGAAAACTAA
- a CDS encoding Gfo/Idh/MocA family oxidoreductase, with protein MKRRTFIRNASLAAGGITILNFPVFGKNAPSNKVILGVMGVNSRGAYLADCFAKLPNVEIAYLCDIEEKAIANGLKPFAKAARKPTVIRDIRELVAKTDFDALVVGAPDHWHAPATLLGVANNKHVYVEKPCGHNPHEGELLVEAMTKYPNKLIQMGNQRRSFPTLIQAVKEVREGIIGNAYFAKAWYTNDRKPIGFGKKVPPPATLDWNLWQGPAPRKEYQDNLVHYNWHWFWHWGTSETCNNGTHEIDCCRWFLGVDYPTRVTSAGGRYAYKDDWETPDTQVASFEFAGNKAITWESRSCNKFPVEKAGRGFAIYGEKGTLVNGGDADYKIYDANNKLVKDVKSDVKGDPNNPVSASGNLDLFHLQNFIDGIRGEAKLSSPIDEGHKSVLLCHLASIAQRTGLTLNCNPANGRIREKQAMKLWRRSYEKGWEPKV; from the coding sequence ATGAAGAGACGTACTTTTATCAGGAATGCTTCGCTGGCTGCAGGCGGGATCACGATCCTGAACTTTCCTGTCTTTGGGAAGAACGCGCCCAGCAATAAAGTGATACTGGGCGTTATGGGTGTTAACAGCCGCGGCGCCTACCTGGCGGACTGCTTTGCCAAACTGCCCAATGTAGAGATCGCATACCTCTGCGATATTGAAGAGAAAGCCATTGCCAACGGCCTGAAACCTTTTGCCAAAGCTGCCCGCAAACCCACTGTCATCAGGGATATCCGCGAACTGGTGGCCAAAACGGATTTTGATGCGCTGGTAGTAGGGGCGCCTGACCACTGGCATGCGCCTGCTACCCTGCTGGGCGTAGCCAATAATAAACATGTGTATGTTGAAAAGCCCTGCGGCCACAATCCCCATGAAGGAGAACTGCTGGTGGAGGCTATGACAAAATATCCCAATAAACTGATCCAGATGGGCAACCAGCGCCGCTCCTTCCCCACACTGATCCAGGCAGTGAAAGAAGTGCGCGAAGGCATTATCGGGAATGCGTATTTCGCAAAGGCCTGGTATACCAACGACCGCAAGCCTATCGGGTTTGGAAAGAAGGTACCGCCGCCGGCTACGCTCGACTGGAACCTCTGGCAGGGCCCCGCTCCCCGCAAAGAATACCAGGACAACCTGGTACACTATAACTGGCACTGGTTCTGGCATTGGGGCACCAGTGAAACCTGTAACAACGGTACGCATGAGATTGATTGCTGCCGCTGGTTCCTTGGTGTGGACTATCCCACCCGCGTTACGTCTGCCGGTGGCCGTTATGCTTATAAAGACGATTGGGAAACACCCGATACCCAGGTGGCCAGTTTTGAGTTTGCCGGCAATAAAGCCATCACCTGGGAAAGCCGCAGCTGCAATAAATTCCCGGTGGAAAAAGCCGGCAGGGGCTTTGCCATTTACGGTGAAAAAGGCACACTGGTGAATGGCGGCGATGCTGATTATAAGATCTATGACGCCAATAATAAGCTGGTGAAAGACGTGAAGTCCGATGTTAAAGGCGATCCCAACAACCCTGTCAGCGCCAGCGGCAACCTGGACCTTTTCCACCTACAGAACTTTATTGATGGTATCCGTGGGGAGGCCAAACTCAGTTCACCGATCGATGAGGGCCATAAGAGTGTCTTGCTCTGCCACCTGGCCAGCATTGCCCAGCGCACCGGCTTAACCCTCAACTGCAATCCTGCCAACGGCCGTATCAGGGAAAAACAAGCTATGAAGCTCTGGCGCCGCAGCTACGAGAAAGGCTGGGAACCTAAAGTATAA
- a CDS encoding universal stress protein: protein MPRTLYNILVPVDFTSKNKWAISKAIELANTFHCNIHLVHVVSGGLLPLVPLDISGLVTYDAADMSNARKKLEALKENYRHHLCGEGNIEISLLSGNTSQQLARYIEQFSMDMVVVGLAKFNLVHRIWSAVSISRLARKTNVPVLAIRSSGLISHFKKIVLPLHDEVPLHRIRLATMLARSFKSTVYLVSLRDENEQHDTSVPGTIMNTALEVVQSLSTIPVQCFLLEGKNLAKSTLEFSKRINADLIMANPLKEFHMPGWWNRITRKLLSYDSKIPVITVDQKTDTPAAIPESVPAS from the coding sequence ATGCCCAGAACACTGTATAACATACTGGTCCCTGTAGATTTTACCAGCAAGAACAAATGGGCCATTTCAAAGGCCATTGAGCTGGCAAATACCTTCCACTGCAATATTCACTTAGTGCATGTGGTATCAGGTGGCCTCCTCCCGCTGGTTCCCCTGGATATCAGTGGCCTGGTCACCTACGATGCTGCTGATATGAGCAATGCCCGCAAGAAGCTGGAAGCATTGAAAGAAAACTATCGTCACCATCTCTGTGGCGAAGGCAATATTGAGATCAGCCTCCTGAGTGGCAATACCAGCCAGCAGCTGGCCCGTTATATTGAGCAGTTCAGCATGGACATGGTAGTTGTGGGACTGGCCAAATTCAACCTGGTGCACCGCATCTGGTCGGCCGTATCCATCAGCCGCCTGGCCCGCAAAACGAATGTGCCCGTACTGGCCATCCGCTCCAGCGGCCTGATCAGCCATTTCAAGAAGATTGTGCTGCCGCTCCATGATGAAGTGCCCCTGCACCGGATCCGCCTGGCCACTATGCTGGCCCGTTCCTTCAAATCAACGGTATACCTGGTATCCCTTCGTGATGAGAACGAACAGCATGATACCAGCGTTCCCGGCACCATTATGAATACCGCCCTGGAAGTGGTTCAGAGCCTCTCTACTATTCCTGTGCAGTGTTTCCTGCTGGAAGGAAAGAACCTGGCTAAAAGCACCCTGGAATTCTCCAAGCGCATCAATGCCGACCTGATCATGGCCAACCCGCTGAAAGAATTCCATATGCCCGGCTGGTGGAACAGGATCACGCGGAAACTGCTCTCCTATGATTCCAAGATCCCCGTGATCACGGTAGATCAGAAAACGGATACGCCTGCCGCTATCCCGGAATCAGTACCTGCTTCTTAA